CCGCGGGCGACCGGCGTCGAGGCCCTGGCCGACTTCGTGCGGGCAACGCTCGACTCCTGGGACGTGCCCGGTTCGGCGGTCACCGTCGTCGAGGGAATCCCGGGACACGATTACGAGGTTCCCTACCGGCTCGGAACACGTCTGGCCGGTGCCACCGTGCGCACCTTCCGCGACGTCTGGAACGACGGGTTGCCCGCCGGTCACCACAACACCTGGATCAGCACGCGGTTCCACCCGCACCTGATGGCCGCGGCCGCGGGCGATCCCGGGATCGCGGTCGCGGCGATGCCGGGTTACTACACCACCAAACATTGGTCACTGGTCGAGGCCGGCTCGGACTGGACGGTGGTGGATTCCGGTACGTCCGTCCCGGACCGGCCGTACGGGCGGGGTTTCGACCCGGTGGCGCGGGAGCGGGCCGTCGCCTCGAAGCTCGCCACGGCCGTCGACATCTACCCGGTCTCGCCGGCGCTGGCGCACCGCATCTGACATACCCGCCCCGGACGTTGTCCCATTTGCGCCAAGTCGCCTCGGTGCGCCGACCTGCCGTTAGAGTGACCACATGAGCCGAAACCCCGTGCGCGCCACGGCCCTCCTCCGCATGCATGGACGATCGGTGCAGCGGCCGTACTCGGCCTCGTCGCATGCTCACCCTCGGAGACGGCATCCGGTGCGGGATCGTCGAGTGCAGCGCCCGGCTCGGGTCAGACGACCTCGGTGCCGGCCGACACCGCGGCGGCGTTCCAGAAGGCGATCGACGACACCCGGGCCGCCGGGAATCTCCCCGGCGTCATCGCCCGGGTCATCTCACCGGCCGGAACCTGGACGGGGACGTCCGGGGTCCGGGCGGCCGGCGGGGACGATCCCATCCGGGCGGCGGATCACACCCGCATCGGCTCGCTCACCAAGACGATGACGGCCACCCTGCTGCTGCAGCTCGTCCAGGAGGGCCGCGTCTCGCTCGACGACCGCATCGACAGGTTCGTCCCGGACGCCCCGAACGGCAGCGCGACGTTGCGCCAGGTCGCCGACATGACCAGCGGCATCCCGTCGTACACCGCGTCCGAGTCCTTCGACCGGAAGTTCTTCGCCGACCCCGAATCCGTCTGGACGCCCACCGAACTGGTGGACACCGCGAAGGCGCTGCCACCCAGCTTTCCGCCCGGGCAGGGCTGGGAGTACTCCAACACTACTTACGTCCTGCTGGGCCTGGTCATCGAGAAGGTGCTCGCGAAACCCATCGGCGAGGTCTTCGCCGACCGGATCTTCACGCCCCTGGGCATGGACGAGTCCTCGTGGCCCGGCGGGTCGGTCGAGATCCCCGACCCACACCTCGACGGCCTCACCGACCAGGGCCAGCCCGACGGGCAGACGGTCGACTCGACGCGCTGGAATCCGTCCTTCGCGTCCACCGCCGGTGCCGTCATCTCGACCGTAGACGACCTGCAGACCTGGGGTGAGGCCTTGTTCACCGGGCAGGGCGTCCTGAATCCGGCGACCCAACAACTGCGCCGGGACTCGATTCTCACCTCGCCGCCACCGAACACCGCCACCTCCGGATACGGCATCGGTATCGGCAACCGCGACGGATGGTGGGGTCACGACGGGGATTTCCCCGGATACAACACCTCGTTGTTCCACAACTACGATTCGGACACGACGATCATCATCGTGATCAACACCGACGACGCGATGACGGTCGACGGCAAGTCGACGACCCCGGTCAGCGCCGTCCAGGCCGGCCTCATCGCCGCGCTGCCCTGAGACCCCGGTCCCGGCGTAAGGTCGGCGCATGGCCAGAACAGTCGCGAAAGCCGATGGTGTCGACCGTGCCGAACTGCTGGAGTTCATCCGGCCGCGCCACCACATGATCCTCAGCACCGTCCGCTCCAACGGCAGCCCGCAGATGTCGCCGGTCACCGGTGGGGTCGACGAGCAGGGCCGCATCGTCATCTCGACCTATCCCGGCCGGGCGAAGGCGGCGAACCTCCGGCACACGCCGGTGGCCAGTGTCGTGGTGCTCTCCGACGACTTCAACGGCGCCTGGGTCCAGGTCCACGGTGATGCCGAGGTCCTCGACATGCCCGAGGCCGAGGACGCGCTCGTCGACTACTTCCGCAGCATCTCCGGTGAGCACCCCGATTGGGACGAGTACCGAGCGGCGATGCGAACACAGGGCAAGTCGCTGATCCGCATCACGCCGACGAGGTGGGGTCCGGTGGCCACCGGCGGATTCCCCGCCGAGGTCGCGGCCCGGCTCGACGCGCAGGACCGATGAGCGCACCGGCCCGCCGGACGGACCCGATCGGTTGACCACCGGCGCCGACATCGAGATCCGCGGGTTGACGAAAAGCTATGGCGGACACCGCGTTCTCGACGGCATCGATCTCGAGATACCCGCCGGCAGCGTGACCGCCCTGCTGGGGCCGAACGGTTCCGGCAAGACCACGACCGTCGGCATCGCGTCGACCCTGTTCCCCGCCGACTCGGGGACGGTGACGATCGGCGGATACGACACGGTCGCGCAGACGCGTGCGGTGCGCGCGATGATCGGTGTCACCGGCCAGTCGGTCGCGGTCGACGAATTGTTCAGCGGGCGGGACAATCTGGTGCTCATGGCCGACCTACGACGGCTGGGCCGACGCAACGGACAGGCCCGCGCCCAGGAGTTGATCGAGCAGTTCGATCTGGTCGCGGCCGCCGACCGCGCGGTGTCGACCTACTCCGGCGGCATGCGTCGGCGCCTCGATCTCGCCATGACTCTGGTGTCCATTCCGCGAGTGATCTTCCTCGACGAACCGACCACGGGTCTCGACCCCAGGAGTCGACGGATGCTGTGGGAGACCATCTCCCGGCTCGCCGCCGAAGGCGTCACGATCTTCCTCACCACGCAGTACCTCGAGGAGGCCGACCAGCTCGCCGACCGCATCGCCGTCCTGGACCACGGCCACATCGTGGCCGAGGGCACCGCCGCCGAATTGAAGAGCCGGGTGCACGACTCCGAGGTGCGCCTGACCTTCGCCGACCGCGACTCCTTCGACAAGGCGGCATCGCTTCTGCCGGATGCGCGTCCGGTTCCCGAAGCACGACGCCTCGACATCGCGACCGACGACACCGTCACCACTGTCCGCACCACCTTGAACCAGCTGGAGGCCGCCGGCATCACGGTCACCGACGTCGGTGTCCACGCCCCGACCCTCGACGATGTGTTCTTCGCGCTCACCGGCAATCCCGCTTCCGCGGCCGCCGATGCCGACACCGGCGAACCCGGTGCCACCGACCCGGATCCGTCCGGAGCCGCCTCATGACGACCCTGGCACACACGGTGTCGGATTCGCGGGTCATGGTCCGCCGCAACGTTCGGCGGCTCATCAAGTTCCCGGTGCTCACCGTGATGCTGGTCGGCATCCCGGTGGTCTTCCTGCTGCTGTTCGTCTTCGTGTTCGGGGGCCAGCTCGGCGCCGGGATGACCACGCAGTCCGGCGACAGCGGGCGGGCCGCCTACCTCGACTATGTGGTGCCCGGGATCGTGCTGGTCACTGTCGCGTCGGCGGTTCAGGGCACCGCCATCGTCGTTGCCATGGACATGACCTCGGGGATCATCAACCGTTTCCGCACCATGGACATCGCTCGCTCCGCTGTCCTCACCGGTCACGTACTCGCCAGCCTCCTGCAGGCGCTGTTCAGCATCGTCGTGGTCCTCGCCGTCGCGGTCGGTATCGGATTCCGGCCGTCGGCCGGTCCGCTCGACTGGCTGGGCGCGCTCGGCGTGACTTCCGTGTTCTCCGTCGCGCTGATCTGGCTCTCGGTCTACCTCGGGCTGGCGGCCAAGAGCGTCGAGACCGCCAGCAACACACCGATGTTCCTCACGATCCTGCCGTTCCTCAGCACGGGTTTCGTACCGGCCGAATCCCTACCCACCGGGTTGCGGCAATTCGCCGAGTACCAGCCCTTCACCCCCGTCATCGAGGTCCTGCGCGGAACCCTCACCGACGCTCCGGTCCCCACCGCGAGTGTTGTCGCCTCGCTCGCCTGGAGTCTCGCCATCGGCGGGGCCGCATACTTTCTCGCGCTGCGAACCTATGAGCGGCGACGCATTCCCGGATAGTGTCGAGGGCGTGCCCGAGAAGGTGGACTTCAAGAAGACGCTGGACTCGTACAAGGCG
The genomic region above belongs to Gordonia hongkongensis and contains:
- a CDS encoding serine hydrolase domain-containing protein, coding for MPADTAAAFQKAIDDTRAAGNLPGVIARVISPAGTWTGTSGVRAAGGDDPIRAADHTRIGSLTKTMTATLLLQLVQEGRVSLDDRIDRFVPDAPNGSATLRQVADMTSGIPSYTASESFDRKFFADPESVWTPTELVDTAKALPPSFPPGQGWEYSNTTYVLLGLVIEKVLAKPIGEVFADRIFTPLGMDESSWPGGSVEIPDPHLDGLTDQGQPDGQTVDSTRWNPSFASTAGAVISTVDDLQTWGEALFTGQGVLNPATQQLRRDSILTSPPPNTATSGYGIGIGNRDGWWGHDGDFPGYNTSLFHNYDSDTTIIIVINTDDAMTVDGKSTTPVSAVQAGLIAALP
- a CDS encoding PPOX class F420-dependent oxidoreductase; its protein translation is MARTVAKADGVDRAELLEFIRPRHHMILSTVRSNGSPQMSPVTGGVDEQGRIVISTYPGRAKAANLRHTPVASVVVLSDDFNGAWVQVHGDAEVLDMPEAEDALVDYFRSISGEHPDWDEYRAAMRTQGKSLIRITPTRWGPVATGGFPAEVAARLDAQDR
- a CDS encoding ATP-binding cassette domain-containing protein; protein product: MTTGADIEIRGLTKSYGGHRVLDGIDLEIPAGSVTALLGPNGSGKTTTVGIASTLFPADSGTVTIGGYDTVAQTRAVRAMIGVTGQSVAVDELFSGRDNLVLMADLRRLGRRNGQARAQELIEQFDLVAAADRAVSTYSGGMRRRLDLAMTLVSIPRVIFLDEPTTGLDPRSRRMLWETISRLAAEGVTIFLTTQYLEEADQLADRIAVLDHGHIVAEGTAAELKSRVHDSEVRLTFADRDSFDKAASLLPDARPVPEARRLDIATDDTVTTVRTTLNQLEAAGITVTDVGVHAPTLDDVFFALTGNPASAAADADTGEPGATDPDPSGAAS
- a CDS encoding ABC transporter permease; protein product: MTTLAHTVSDSRVMVRRNVRRLIKFPVLTVMLVGIPVVFLLLFVFVFGGQLGAGMTTQSGDSGRAAYLDYVVPGIVLVTVASAVQGTAIVVAMDMTSGIINRFRTMDIARSAVLTGHVLASLLQALFSIVVVLAVAVGIGFRPSAGPLDWLGALGVTSVFSVALIWLSVYLGLAAKSVETASNTPMFLTILPFLSTGFVPAESLPTGLRQFAEYQPFTPVIEVLRGTLTDAPVPTASVVASLAWSLAIGGAAYFLALRTYERRRIPG